A stretch of Candidatus Vicinibacter affinis DNA encodes these proteins:
- a CDS encoding ABC transporter ATP-binding protein: MEIFAEHLYKRYSNNYWVIKDLNLNLTAGKVYGLSGANGSGKTTLMHLMAGLIIPTKGKIIYQSNGVAIEDHLWFRHFSFAAPYADLYDYLSVNEFLELYLCHKEFTGNLSIDDFLKICFLEPHKDKFIKNFSSGMKQRLKLALALLTRSQIVFLDEPLSNLDDFTKNWYFSLLEEHKSDRIIVIASNDEADFKAVEKKIELTN, encoded by the coding sequence ATGGAGATTTTTGCAGAGCATCTCTACAAAAGATACTCAAACAATTATTGGGTAATTAAAGATCTTAACCTCAATCTCACCGCAGGAAAAGTTTACGGGCTTTCCGGTGCCAACGGTTCGGGAAAAACCACCTTGATGCATTTAATGGCAGGATTAATTATCCCCACAAAAGGAAAGATAATCTATCAATCAAATGGTGTGGCCATTGAGGATCATCTATGGTTCCGACATTTTAGTTTTGCAGCCCCCTATGCAGATCTTTACGACTATCTCAGTGTAAATGAATTTTTGGAATTGTACTTGTGTCATAAGGAATTTACGGGTAATTTGAGTATTGATGATTTTTTAAAAATTTGTTTCCTTGAACCACATAAAGATAAATTTATCAAAAATTTTTCTTCCGGAATGAAGCAGCGCTTGAAGCTGGCATTGGCGCTTTTGACTCGTTCACAAATTGTTTTTCTGGATGAACCTTTGTCCAATCTTGATGACTTTACAAAAAATTGGTATTTTAGTTTGCTGGAAGAGCATAAATCAGACAGAATAATTGTCATAGCTTCCAATGATGAAGCCGACTTTAAAGCAGTGGAAAAAAAAATCGAATTGACCAATTAA
- the lpxB gene encoding lipid-A-disaccharide synthase, with the protein MYIIAGEASGDLYGSKLLAALHSIDPGLKARGWGGQKMAAEGCVLEVRYEDASFMGFAEVIMNLRKILGLFKLTKKSILADKPDALILIDYPGFNLRMAEWAKKQNIKVYFYIAPQAWAWKENRVIKLRKYVDKLFVILPFEKEFFHNHGISAYYFGHPLMHHIREFKADPEFRKKNKLDERPIIALLPGSRRQEIMTMLKVFLEGLENFREYQVVIGGLEHHRQLYQDIIQNSHVPCKVIYQDTYNLLTVSTAALVTSGTATLETALFGVPQIVCYKGNWISYQIAKRLIKVKFISLVNLIAGKKIIEELIQNEMNPIRINHELENLLEPKKYQEIKNAYSHLHEMLILPDTEKKIAEVIYKDL; encoded by the coding sequence ATTTACATTATTGCCGGCGAGGCTTCGGGTGATTTGTATGGCAGTAAATTATTAGCGGCCTTGCATTCGATAGACCCCGGATTGAAGGCCAGGGGTTGGGGTGGACAGAAAATGGCTGCCGAAGGATGTGTGTTGGAAGTCCGTTATGAAGATGCCAGCTTCATGGGTTTTGCAGAGGTTATCATGAACCTTAGAAAAATTTTGGGTCTCTTCAAACTTACTAAAAAAAGTATACTGGCGGACAAACCTGATGCCCTCATCCTCATTGATTATCCAGGGTTTAATCTCAGAATGGCAGAGTGGGCAAAAAAACAAAACATCAAAGTATATTTCTACATTGCCCCTCAAGCATGGGCCTGGAAGGAAAACCGGGTAATAAAATTGAGAAAATATGTGGACAAGTTATTTGTCATCCTTCCTTTTGAAAAAGAATTTTTCCATAATCATGGAATAAGCGCTTATTATTTTGGTCATCCATTGATGCACCACATCAGAGAATTTAAAGCAGATCCCGAATTTCGTAAAAAAAATAAGTTGGACGAAAGACCGATCATTGCATTGTTACCGGGCAGCAGAAGACAGGAAATTATGACCATGCTGAAAGTATTTTTAGAAGGTTTGGAAAATTTCCGGGAGTATCAAGTGGTGATAGGAGGATTGGAACATCATCGCCAACTTTATCAGGACATTATCCAAAATAGTCATGTGCCTTGCAAGGTGATTTATCAGGACACTTACAACTTGCTAACCGTCAGCACAGCCGCTTTGGTAACCAGTGGAACAGCCACGCTGGAGACAGCATTATTTGGTGTCCCCCAAATCGTTTGCTACAAAGGAAACTGGATATCTTATCAAATTGCAAAACGGCTGATAAAAGTAAAATTCATCAGTCTGGTAAATCTGATTGCCGGTAAAAAAATCATTGAGGAATTGATTCAGAATGAAATGAATCCAATTCGAATTAATCATGAACTTGAGAATTTACTGGAACCAAAAAAATACCAGGAGATCAAAAATGCCTACAGCCATTTGCACGAAATGCTGATATTGCCAGACACTGAAAAGAAGATTGCCGAAGTGATTTATAAAGATTTATAG
- the surE gene encoding 5'/3'-nucleotidase SurE, giving the protein MNKKLILVTNDDGIFAPGLKALVEIAKNHGEVVVVAPNSPQSGMGHAITMNLPLRLHKIDVFEDVESYECSGTPVDCVKLAKNVLLKERTIDLCLSGINHGSNASINIIYSGTMSAAMEASLEGIPSIGFSLLDYSFDADFWQAMPHIDFLIDKVLNEGINHCKLLNVNIPKLTRKEIKGIKICRQSEGNWVEEFKEGKDPRNQTYYWLTGQFLWDDPHEDTDLWALDHGFISVVPSGHDLTVHKALPANAHLENQTK; this is encoded by the coding sequence ATGAATAAAAAGTTAATCCTGGTCACCAATGATGATGGCATTTTTGCTCCGGGTCTAAAGGCCCTGGTCGAAATAGCTAAAAACCATGGTGAGGTGGTGGTGGTGGCTCCTAATTCCCCACAATCAGGCATGGGGCACGCAATCACTATGAATCTCCCACTCAGGCTCCATAAAATAGACGTTTTTGAGGATGTAGAATCCTATGAATGCAGTGGGACTCCGGTTGACTGTGTAAAACTTGCAAAAAATGTGTTGCTCAAAGAAAGGACCATTGATCTTTGTCTTTCGGGTATAAACCATGGGTCAAATGCCTCTATCAACATTATCTACTCCGGTACCATGTCCGCTGCTATGGAAGCAAGTTTGGAGGGAATTCCAAGCATTGGATTTTCACTGTTGGACTATTCATTTGATGCGGATTTTTGGCAGGCCATGCCGCACATTGACTTTTTGATAGACAAAGTACTCAATGAAGGAATTAATCATTGCAAACTTTTAAACGTCAACATTCCGAAATTAACCCGGAAGGAAATCAAAGGCATTAAGATTTGCCGGCAATCTGAAGGAAACTGGGTGGAAGAATTCAAAGAGGGAAAAGATCCCCGAAATCAGACTTACTATTGGTTGACGGGCCAGTTTTTATGGGATGACCCTCATGAGGACACGGACCTTTGGGCCCTTGATCATGGTTTTATCAGTGTAGTACCTTCCGGACATGACCTTACTGTTCACAAGGCCCTTCCTGCCAATGCTCATTTAGAAAATCAGACAAAATGA